The Leucobacter rhizosphaerae genome includes a region encoding these proteins:
- a CDS encoding ABC transporter substrate-binding protein, giving the protein MSRNRTTGVIAAFALSALALTGCATSADAAGSDAADTAEASTITLYTSEPQEKIDAVIAAFNAHHPAITVDVFRAGTGDLTARIATEEKAGDIGADLLLAADAGTFEDYAERDLLLEYASPEAEAIQQDLIDPEHFYVGTRLIPTVIAVNTNVITDAPTSWQDLTDAQYAGKIAMPNPDVSGAAAYNAAVWLDDASLGTTWLEGLAANQPLIAESNGPVSQAVADGSSPVGIVVDSLVRDLAAAGSPIEAIYPSEGVPFVSQPVGIFANTDEAEASKLFVDFLISQEGQEIAASQSYLPIRSDVDSPEGAPAIADIDFLNPDLETIRASQADAVETFNALFQ; this is encoded by the coding sequence CGGCCGACACCGCCGAGGCCTCCACCATCACGCTCTACACGTCGGAGCCGCAGGAGAAGATCGACGCGGTCATCGCCGCATTCAACGCGCACCACCCCGCAATCACCGTCGACGTGTTCCGCGCCGGCACCGGCGACCTCACCGCGCGAATCGCGACCGAGGAGAAGGCCGGCGACATCGGCGCCGACCTGCTGCTCGCGGCGGACGCCGGCACCTTCGAGGACTACGCCGAGCGCGACCTGCTCCTTGAGTACGCATCTCCCGAGGCCGAAGCGATCCAGCAGGATCTCATCGACCCCGAGCACTTCTACGTCGGCACACGCCTCATCCCCACCGTCATCGCGGTGAACACCAACGTCATCACCGATGCACCCACGTCGTGGCAGGATCTCACGGACGCGCAGTACGCGGGCAAGATCGCCATGCCGAATCCGGACGTCTCCGGCGCCGCGGCCTACAACGCCGCAGTCTGGCTCGATGACGCCTCGCTCGGCACGACCTGGCTCGAGGGCCTCGCCGCCAACCAGCCGCTGATCGCCGAGAGCAACGGCCCCGTCTCGCAGGCCGTCGCCGACGGCAGCAGCCCGGTCGGGATCGTCGTCGACTCGCTGGTGCGCGACCTCGCCGCCGCGGGTTCGCCGATCGAGGCGATCTACCCGAGCGAGGGCGTGCCCTTCGTCTCGCAGCCGGTCGGCATCTTCGCGAACACGGACGAGGCCGAGGCGTCAAAGCTCTTCGTCGACTTCCTCATCAGCCAGGAGGGCCAGGAGATCGCCGCGTCGCAGTCGTACCTGCCGATCCGGTCCGACGTCGACAGCCCCGAGGGCGCACCTGCCATCGCCGACATCGACTTCCTGAACCCCGACCTCGAGACCATCCGCGCCTCGCAGGCCGACGCCGTCGAGACCTTCAATGCCCTCTTCCAGTAG